In a single window of the Atlantibacter hermannii genome:
- the cI_1 gene encoding Repressor protein CI from phage, translating into MHEIIGERIKSLREAKGFSQAQLAKLCGWAAPSRLGNYELGTRKVSADDALVLASVLGVSPSLILFGDESGPVYKQYEYPLFTTVQAGQFSEVGTFTEGDAQKWVSTTKKASKDAFWLEVKGHSMTAPQGMRPSFPEGMLILVDPAEEVDAGDFCVAGVFGDSEVTFKKYTWDDGKHWLEPLNPSPRYESIPCNENCRIIGKVVKAQWPEDIFE; encoded by the coding sequence ATGCATGAGATTATCGGGGAAAGGATTAAGTCCCTCAGAGAAGCAAAGGGATTTAGCCAGGCACAGCTAGCCAAACTTTGTGGTTGGGCTGCTCCGTCGCGCCTTGGAAATTACGAGCTTGGTACGCGCAAGGTTAGTGCAGATGATGCGCTGGTATTGGCTTCCGTATTGGGTGTATCTCCATCGCTGATCCTTTTTGGCGACGAATCTGGTCCTGTTTATAAGCAGTACGAATACCCACTGTTCACTACGGTACAGGCCGGACAGTTTTCAGAAGTAGGCACATTCACTGAGGGTGATGCTCAAAAGTGGGTTTCTACAACTAAAAAGGCCAGCAAAGACGCGTTCTGGCTTGAGGTGAAGGGTCACTCTATGACCGCACCACAGGGAATGCGTCCCAGCTTCCCGGAAGGAATGCTTATCCTGGTGGATCCGGCTGAAGAGGTGGACGCAGGAGATTTCTGCGTAGCTGGCGTGTTTGGCGATTCCGAGGTCACATTCAAGAAATATACCTGGGATGACGGCAAGCACTGGCTGGAGCCGCTTAACCCTAGCCCGCGCTATGAGAGCATTCCGTGCAATGAGAATTGCCGCATCATCGGCAAAGTGGTTAAGGCGCAGTGGCCTGAGGATATCTTTGAGTAA
- a CDS encoding putative repressor protein from phage, with protein sequence MNNIAQQRKKIGVSQAVLAEAIGWGQSRIANYELNIRTPGLNDCREIVEALKKLGCKCTLDEVFPPSDSKAA encoded by the coding sequence ATGAACAACATTGCACAGCAGCGAAAGAAAATTGGAGTTTCGCAAGCTGTTCTGGCTGAGGCAATTGGTTGGGGGCAGTCCCGGATTGCCAATTACGAACTCAACATTCGAACGCCCGGCCTTAACGATTGCCGCGAAATTGTAGAAGCATTAAAGAAACTTGGCTGCAAATGCACCCTCGATGAAGTGTTCCCACCTTCAGATAGCAAAGCCGCCTAA
- a CDS encoding Phage regulatory protein, with protein MDHANKRNEALRIESALLNKIALLGTEKTAAAVGVDKAQISRWKRDWIPKFSMLLAVLEWGVVDDEMAHLARQVASILTKEKAPIAVTIEA; from the coding sequence ATGGATCACGCAAACAAACGCAACGAGGCGCTCCGCATTGAGAGCGCATTACTCAACAAAATCGCATTACTCGGCACTGAGAAAACAGCCGCAGCTGTAGGTGTGGATAAAGCGCAGATTAGCCGGTGGAAACGAGACTGGATACCCAAGTTTTCGATGCTTCTCGCCGTTCTGGAGTGGGGTGTTGTCGATGACGAAATGGCACATCTCGCCCGTCAGGTTGCATCAATCCTGACCAAAGAAAAAGCCCCAATCGCGGTAACGATTGAGGCCTGA